The proteins below come from a single Triticum aestivum cultivar Chinese Spring chromosome 5D, IWGSC CS RefSeq v2.1, whole genome shotgun sequence genomic window:
- the LOC123121224 gene encoding uncharacterized protein, with protein sequence MAATRACLVALVVALTFFFLEGLAAAVPVTPESTAQRRREVRSLLRRLNKPPVASIQSLPPTPPPRQTAESPQEPVAAPSRGRARARPWPGRCCSRLLLALGEQPEELPVQELAEADGVVSGAAPRSAPGPPVQELRLRPQPRSHGCPCFFLKPPASACPTSGRSAPLHLCPGHARSSSAPALPAPASPAPASPVPALPAPATAAPRQLRPAPAPASPAPVTHGELRPRPPVSLDGDIIDCVHISKQPAFNHPLLKNHTIQMQPSYHPGGMYHESNIAPHHITQTWHQNGKCPKNTIPIRRTKEEDVLRANSIKTYGKKMPQSIANLDSINKPVIPNISTGHQHAIASAQVDNCHGTRASFNLWKPTIARANDFSLTQLWITGGSYSGNDLNTIEAGWQVYPGLYRDRNTRLFIYWTRDAYQTTGCYNLHCSGFIQTDNQITLGGSISPTSTYGGAQYDIDILVWKDKVGGNWWLQVGGYYVGYWPSFIFTYLANSASSVQWGGEVFSPDVGQTSTQMGSGHFPNEGFRQASYIRNIQVVDSSNSLIPPSDVGLIAPQNNSYDVQGGVYESNWGTYIYYGGPGN encoded by the exons GGCGGCAGCGGTGCCGGTGACTCCGGAGAGTACAGCGCAGAGGCGGCGGGAGGTGCGAAGCCTCCTCAGGCGGCTCAATAAACCTCCTGTCGCAAGCATTCAG TCGTTGCCCCCCACCCCGCCCCCCAGGCAGACCGCGGAGTCACCACAGGAGCCCGTGGCCGCGCCCTCCCgtggccgcgcccgcgcccgcccgTGGCCTGGCCGCTGCTGCTCGCGCCTGCTGCTCGCACTTGGGGAGCAGCCTGAGGAGCTCCCCGTCCAGGAACTCGCCGAGGCAGACGGAGTAGTCAGCGGCGCCGCCCCGCGTTCGGCTCCTGGCCCGCCCGTCCAGGAACTACGCCTCAGGCCCCAGCCACGATCGCACGGCTGCCCGTGCTTCTTTTTGAAGCCACCCGCGTCGGCATGCCCCACCTCCGGCCGCTCCGCGCCGCTCCACCTCTGCCCCGGCCACGCCCGCTCCTCCTCCGCCCCGGCCTTGCCTGCTCCGGCCTCGCCAGCCCCAGCCTCGCCCGTCCCGGCCTTGCCTGCTCCGGCCACGGCCGCGCCTCGCCAGCTCCGGCCAGCGCCCGCCCCGGCCTCGCCAGCCCCGGTCACgcacggcgagctccggcctcgCCCGCCCGTA AGCCTAGATGGAGATATCATAGACTGTGTGCACATCTCCAAACAACCTGCATTCAACCATCCTCTCCTCAAGAACCATACTATACAG ATGCAGCCTTCTTACCATCCAGGAGGCATGTATCATGAATCCAACATCGCACCCCATCacatcacccaaacatggcatcaaaatggtAAGTGCCCTAAGAACACAATACCAATCCGACGGACCAAGGAGGAGGATGTCTTGAGGGCCAATTCCATCAAGACGTATGGCAAAAAGATGCCCCAGAGCATCGCAAACCTCGATTCAATCAATAAACCAGTAATACCCAATATATCGACGGGGCACCAG CATGCCATAGCATCTGCACAAGTTGATAACTGCCATGGAACCAGAGCCAGCTTCAATTTGTGGAAACCAACAATTGCCAGGGCTAATGACTTTAGCTTGACACAACTCTGGATCACTGGGGGTTCCTATAGTGGCAACGACCTCAATACCATTGAAGCTGGATGGCAG GTATACCCAGGTCTATATAGGGATAGAAACACTAGACTCTTCATCTACTGGACC CGCGATGCGTATCAAACAACAGGATGTTACAACCTACATTGCTCAGGGTTCATCCAGACAGACAATCAGATCACCCTTGGCGGCAGCATCTCCCCAACCTCCACCTATGGAGGCGCACAATATGACATCGACATTTTAGTTTGGAAG gacaaggtgggGGGCAATTGGTGGCTGCAAGTGGGGGGCTATTATGTGGGGTATTGGCCATCATTCATCTTCACATACTTGGCGAATAGTGCCTCCTCTGTCCAGTGGGGTGGTGAGGTATTTTCACCTGATGTCGGCCAAACTTCCACACAAATGGGCAGTGGACACTTCCCCAATGAAGGGTTCCGTCAGGCTAGTTACATTAGGAACATCCAAGTGGTAGATTCCTCCAACTCTCTCATACCGCCAAGTGATGTGGGCTTAATAGCTCCTCAGAACAACAGTTATGATGTGCAAGGTGGTGTCTATGAAAGCAACTGGGGCACTTACATCTACTATGGAGGGCCTGGGAATTAA